From Micromonospora echinospora, one genomic window encodes:
- a CDS encoding glycosyltransferase family 4 protein has translation MLVDNAVHGDSRVQKAARSAAAAGWDVTLLGRSPDGVPHRWRLGRAEVRLLPMGGGPGTGAQARRRRAVAALGGLRKPLELAYTRFWSATMRERAWRRLEPSLWQYERAYGPVVDALDPDLVHAHDFRMLGVGARAKLRARERGRTVRLLWDAHEFLPGIKPWRDNVRWLPAHRAHEREYAPYADAVVTVSDELARLLQAEHGLAERPAVVLNAPDLPDGVTPTESLRQRCGIGPEVPLLVYSGAAAPQRGLGVLVEALPALPGSHLAFVVNRPDGDYVQGLVARATELGVADRLHVGGYVAADEVVSLLAGADVGVIPIEHWPNHEIALITKFFEYSHARLPIVVSDVRTMAETVRRTGQGEVFRAGDVADLVRAVRTVLADPARYRAAYDAPGLLKSWSWPAQAEVLDRIYTFLLPPGNGTITP, from the coding sequence CGGACGGCGTACCGCACCGCTGGCGGCTCGGCCGCGCCGAGGTGCGGCTGCTGCCGATGGGCGGCGGCCCGGGAACGGGGGCGCAGGCGCGCCGACGGCGGGCGGTGGCGGCGCTCGGCGGGCTGCGCAAGCCGCTCGAGTTGGCGTACACCCGGTTCTGGTCGGCGACCATGCGGGAGCGTGCCTGGCGGCGGCTCGAACCGTCCCTGTGGCAGTACGAGCGGGCGTACGGGCCGGTGGTGGACGCCCTCGACCCGGACCTCGTGCACGCCCACGACTTCCGGATGCTCGGGGTGGGCGCGCGGGCCAAACTGCGGGCCCGGGAACGGGGGCGGACGGTCCGGCTGCTCTGGGACGCGCACGAGTTCCTGCCCGGCATCAAGCCGTGGCGGGACAACGTCCGCTGGCTGCCCGCCCACCGGGCGCACGAACGGGAGTACGCCCCGTACGCCGACGCCGTGGTCACCGTCTCCGACGAACTGGCCCGGCTGTTGCAGGCCGAACACGGCCTCGCCGAGCGGCCGGCGGTGGTGCTCAACGCCCCGGACCTGCCCGACGGGGTGACCCCGACGGAGTCGCTGCGCCAGCGGTGCGGGATCGGACCGGAGGTGCCGCTGCTGGTCTACAGCGGAGCGGCGGCCCCGCAGCGCGGGCTGGGCGTGCTGGTGGAGGCGCTGCCCGCGCTGCCCGGCTCGCACCTCGCGTTCGTGGTGAACCGGCCGGACGGCGACTACGTCCAGGGTCTGGTCGCGCGGGCGACCGAACTCGGCGTGGCCGACCGGCTGCACGTCGGCGGGTACGTCGCCGCCGACGAGGTGGTGTCGCTGCTCGCCGGGGCGGACGTCGGGGTGATCCCGATCGAGCACTGGCCGAACCACGAGATCGCCCTGATCACGAAGTTCTTCGAGTACTCGCACGCCCGGCTGCCGATCGTGGTCAGCGACGTACGGACCATGGCGGAGACGGTCCGGCGTACCGGTCAGGGCGAGGTGTTCCGCGCCGGGGACGTCGCCGACCTGGTCCGCGCGGTCCGGACGGTGCTCGCCGACCCGGCCCGCTACCGCGCCGCGTACGACGCGCCGGGGCTGCTGAAGTCGTGGTCCTGGCCGGCCCAGGCCGAGGTGCTCGACCGGATTTATACGTTTCTGCTTCCGCCCGGAAATGGCACGATCACGCCGTGA
- a CDS encoding phosphotransferase, with amino-acid sequence MTVLMSPEQIAHRTARAVDAAVHAGRGLGLTVTDPKVLYEVFSVVVHLAPSPVVARVLTVLPHYADLDSQAARQRAELDVTRWLADRGVPVIPPSPLVPREPVQRDGFSMTFWQLVDVDPDAQPDYVANAGLVADLHAAMRDYPGDLSFLSAAEPRFVEDSLALLADHPDLLDPADLDRARREWQVLEPLVRSRATFERTFPGIDLQPIHGDCPAVNIVPEARGHLYADFEMVMSGPVEWDLAGLGPDCEAAYDREARRRGLRELNKDVLGFVNAVGMLRGVACLALAPQLPMLADATRPLLEQWRSMPFAGGLTG; translated from the coding sequence GTGACCGTGTTGATGTCCCCGGAACAGATCGCCCACCGAACCGCACGTGCCGTCGACGCGGCTGTCCACGCCGGACGCGGTCTCGGGCTCACCGTGACCGACCCGAAGGTGCTGTACGAGGTGTTCTCGGTGGTCGTCCACCTCGCGCCGTCGCCGGTCGTGGCCCGGGTGCTCACGGTGCTGCCGCACTACGCGGACCTCGACAGCCAGGCGGCCAGGCAGCGGGCGGAACTGGATGTGACCCGGTGGCTCGCCGACCGGGGCGTGCCGGTCATCCCGCCCAGCCCGCTCGTGCCCCGGGAACCGGTCCAGCGTGACGGGTTCTCGATGACGTTCTGGCAGCTCGTCGACGTGGACCCGGACGCCCAGCCCGACTACGTGGCGAACGCCGGCCTCGTCGCCGACCTGCACGCCGCGATGCGCGACTACCCGGGCGACCTCTCGTTCCTGTCCGCTGCCGAACCCCGGTTCGTCGAGGACAGCCTCGCTCTCCTTGCGGATCACCCCGACCTGCTCGACCCGGCCGACCTGGACCGCGCCCGCCGCGAGTGGCAGGTCCTGGAACCCCTCGTGCGGTCCCGTGCGACGTTCGAGCGCACGTTCCCGGGGATCGACCTCCAGCCCATCCACGGCGACTGCCCCGCGGTGAACATCGTCCCCGAGGCGCGCGGGCACCTGTACGCCGACTTCGAGATGGTCATGTCGGGACCGGTGGAGTGGGACCTCGCCGGCCTCGGCCCCGACTGCGAGGCCGCCTACGACCGCGAAGCGCGGCGCAGGGGCCTGCGGGAGTTGAACAAGGACGTCCTGGGCTTCGTCAACGCGGTGGGGATGCTGCGGGGTGTCGCCTGCCTCGCGCTCGCGCCGCAACTGCCCATGCTGGCCGACGCCACCCGGCCGCTCCTCGAACAGTGGCGGTCCATGCCCTTCGCGGGCGGTCTGACCGGCTGA
- a CDS encoding helix-turn-helix transcriptional regulator, whose protein sequence is MPDHLYGPQEIGERLGVSRERVRQLTLRPDWPAPYDRLAMGTVWRKEDIEEWIGKYRPHLIEADDDEATGA, encoded by the coding sequence GTGCCAGACCACCTGTACGGGCCGCAGGAAATCGGGGAGCGGCTTGGCGTCTCGCGGGAGCGGGTCCGACAGTTGACCCTCCGCCCGGACTGGCCTGCGCCCTACGACCGGCTTGCCATGGGAACGGTCTGGCGCAAGGAGGACATCGAGGAGTGGATCGGAAAGTACCGCCCACACCTGATCGAAGCTGACGACGACGAGGCAACGGGCGCGTAG
- a CDS encoding Fpg/Nei family DNA glycosylase, producing MPEGHSIHRLATRHAELFAGEKPQVSSPQGRFAEGAALISGTLLESTEAYGKHLLHHYAGEMTLHIHLGLYGKFTDGAGEPPAPVGQVRLRMVGDRHWLDLRGPTACELLTPGEVEALRARLGPDPLRADADPARAYARISRSPTPLAALLLDQSVVAGTGLIFVTEALFRAGLPPLLPGRNLTPAGWQALWADLVELMTLAVERGRIDTVRPAHLPEAMGRAPRVDRHGGEVYVYRRSGDPCHVCGSAVSRGELGGRNLYWCAACQAG from the coding sequence GTGCCCGAGGGACATAGCATCCACCGCCTGGCGACCCGGCACGCCGAGTTGTTCGCCGGGGAGAAACCACAGGTCAGTAGCCCTCAGGGCCGGTTCGCCGAAGGGGCCGCGCTGATCTCCGGCACCCTGTTGGAGAGCACCGAGGCGTACGGCAAGCACCTGCTGCACCACTACGCCGGGGAGATGACCCTCCACATCCACCTCGGGCTCTACGGGAAGTTCACCGACGGGGCGGGGGAGCCGCCGGCACCGGTCGGGCAGGTGCGGCTCCGGATGGTCGGCGACCGCCACTGGTTGGACCTGCGCGGCCCCACCGCCTGCGAACTGCTCACCCCGGGTGAGGTCGAGGCACTGCGCGCCCGGCTCGGCCCGGATCCGCTGCGGGCCGACGCCGACCCGGCGCGGGCGTACGCCCGGATCTCCCGCAGCCCGACGCCGCTCGCCGCGCTCCTGCTCGACCAGTCGGTGGTGGCCGGCACCGGGCTGATCTTCGTGACCGAGGCGTTGTTCCGGGCTGGACTGCCGCCGCTGTTGCCCGGTCGGAACCTGACCCCGGCGGGCTGGCAGGCGCTCTGGGCCGATCTGGTGGAGCTGATGACCCTCGCCGTCGAGCGGGGGCGGATCGACACCGTCCGCCCGGCACACCTGCCCGAGGCGATGGGGCGAGCGCCGCGCGTCGACCGGCACGGCGGCGAGGTGTACGTCTACCGCCGCAGCGGCGACCCCTGCCACGTCTGCGGCTCGGCGGTCAGCCGGGGTGAGTTGGGCGGGCGGAACCTCTACTGGTGCGCTGCCTGCCAGGCCGGCTGA
- a CDS encoding WGR domain-containing protein — protein sequence MAQETTYLELSETDGGAHKFYETVVDGCDLTVRYGRIGDQGQVKTSSFADNAKARAAAAKKIGEKVRKGYAPAVRGVRQKRAVSRRQIVSTHSTARTAPVLWRYHSGAPAFGIFVDGQHCMVGNEHGVITTLGHDAQVLSQVRLPDGVKCIVADDAWIYAGCDDGNVYDLSGKVPRVAYTIAPEIDIYWLDIHDGVLGVSDAGGGISAVDHEDEFLWRRPGRGSSAWMVRCDDDAIYHGHSAGVTGYDWRTGQELWNTRTGSVLFGWQERDHVFAGTGTRQVVRLTKPGRADLTYHCDAPVFSCAATENGRYVFAGDNHSSIYCFDEAGNRLWKLGTGCGSAYSMQYHDDRLYVVTTGGYLACIDASEPAIRAAEGGSVPQVVDVKAPPRMAATAPSTTIEVVHHAEGGVVVQCVEERGRLRIQVLSDGYHRDWSVQFPKGIRERGARYLVPEVRESGRGGFYRAYGDIRRLV from the coding sequence ATGGCACAGGAGACGACGTACCTCGAGCTGTCCGAAACGGACGGTGGGGCGCACAAGTTCTACGAGACCGTCGTGGACGGCTGCGACCTGACCGTCCGCTACGGCCGGATCGGTGACCAGGGGCAGGTCAAGACCAGCAGCTTCGCGGACAACGCGAAGGCCCGCGCCGCCGCCGCGAAGAAGATCGGCGAGAAGGTCCGCAAGGGGTACGCCCCGGCGGTGCGCGGCGTGCGGCAGAAGCGCGCGGTCAGCCGCCGCCAGATCGTCAGCACCCACTCCACCGCGCGCACCGCTCCGGTGCTCTGGCGGTACCACTCCGGTGCCCCGGCGTTCGGCATCTTCGTCGACGGCCAGCACTGCATGGTGGGCAACGAGCACGGGGTCATCACCACCCTCGGCCACGACGCCCAGGTGCTCAGCCAGGTCCGGCTGCCCGACGGAGTGAAGTGCATCGTCGCCGACGACGCCTGGATCTACGCCGGCTGCGACGACGGCAACGTCTACGACCTCTCCGGCAAGGTGCCCCGGGTGGCGTACACCATCGCACCGGAGATCGACATCTACTGGCTGGACATCCACGACGGGGTGCTCGGCGTCTCCGACGCGGGCGGCGGGATCTCCGCCGTCGACCACGAGGACGAGTTCCTCTGGCGGCGGCCGGGGCGCGGCTCGTCGGCGTGGATGGTGCGCTGCGACGACGACGCGATCTACCACGGCCACTCGGCGGGGGTCACCGGCTACGACTGGCGCACCGGCCAGGAGCTGTGGAACACCCGCACCGGCTCGGTCCTCTTCGGCTGGCAGGAACGCGACCACGTCTTCGCCGGCACCGGCACCCGCCAGGTCGTCCGCCTGACCAAGCCTGGCCGGGCCGACCTGACGTACCACTGCGACGCCCCGGTCTTCTCCTGCGCCGCCACCGAGAACGGCCGGTACGTCTTCGCCGGGGACAACCACTCCTCGATCTACTGCTTCGACGAGGCCGGCAACCGGCTCTGGAAGCTCGGCACCGGCTGCGGTTCGGCGTACTCCATGCAGTACCACGACGACCGCCTCTACGTGGTCACCACCGGCGGGTACCTGGCCTGCATCGACGCCAGCGAGCCGGCGATCCGGGCGGCCGAGGGCGGCAGCGTCCCGCAGGTGGTGGACGTGAAGGCCCCACCCCGGATGGCCGCCACCGCTCCGTCCACCACGATCGAGGTGGTCCACCACGCCGAGGGCGGGGTGGTCGTGCAGTGCGTGGAGGAGCGCGGCCGGCTGCGCATCCAGGTGCTCTCCGACGGCTACCACCGGGACTGGTCGGTGCAGTTCCCCAAGGGCATCCGCGAACGGGGGGCCCGCTACCTGGTCCCCGAGGTCCGCGAGTCCGGCCGGGGCGGCTTCTACCGGGCGTACGGCGACATCCGCCGGCTGGTCTGA
- a CDS encoding aminoglycoside phosphotransferase family protein: MELEIPQRLDWLRRVPAGREWLAVLPERLAACVDRWSLRLGPAYPGAFVSLALAADLPDGTPAVLKLQYPDWDSEHEAAALARWDGDGAVRLLAHEPAWRALLIERCVPGEPLSHRPPEEALGVVVDLLPRLWRPAGAPFTSLAEEAAGWVERLPGNWERAGRPYERRLLDAARDLLTGLAPTQGEQVLVNQDLHAGNVLRAGREPWLVIDPKPLVGEREFSVVPMVRGAELGHSPAAVRHRLDRLTAELGLDRERVRGWAIGQTLAWSIGEGQVFPQQVEVVRWLLGDD, translated from the coding sequence ATGGAACTGGAGATACCTCAGCGGCTGGACTGGTTGCGGCGGGTGCCCGCCGGGCGGGAGTGGCTGGCGGTGCTGCCGGAGCGGCTGGCCGCCTGCGTGGACCGGTGGTCGCTGCGGCTCGGCCCGGCGTACCCGGGGGCGTTCGTGTCGCTGGCGCTCGCCGCCGACCTGCCGGACGGCACACCGGCCGTGCTCAAGCTCCAGTATCCCGACTGGGACAGCGAGCACGAGGCGGCGGCGCTGGCGCGGTGGGACGGCGACGGCGCGGTGCGGTTGCTGGCGCACGAGCCGGCGTGGCGGGCCCTGCTGATCGAGCGGTGCGTCCCCGGGGAGCCGCTGTCCCACCGCCCGCCGGAGGAGGCGCTCGGAGTGGTCGTCGACCTGCTCCCCCGGCTCTGGCGGCCGGCAGGTGCCCCGTTCACCTCGCTCGCCGAGGAGGCGGCCGGCTGGGTGGAACGGCTGCCGGGCAACTGGGAACGGGCCGGTCGGCCGTACGAACGGCGGCTCCTCGACGCCGCCCGCGACCTGCTCACCGGCCTGGCCCCGACGCAGGGCGAGCAGGTGCTGGTCAACCAGGACCTGCACGCCGGCAACGTGCTGCGGGCCGGCCGCGAGCCCTGGCTGGTGATCGACCCGAAGCCGCTGGTGGGCGAACGCGAGTTCAGTGTGGTGCCGATGGTCCGCGGCGCGGAGCTGGGCCACTCGCCGGCGGCGGTGCGTCACCGGTTGGACCGGCTCACCGCCGAGCTGGGGCTGGACCGGGAACGGGTGCGGGGCTGGGCGATCGGCCAGACGCTGGCCTGGAGCATCGGCGAGGGGCAGGTGTTCCCGCAGCAGGTCGAGGTGGTCCGCTGGCTTCTCGGCGACGACTGA
- a CDS encoding SigE family RNA polymerase sigma factor produces MPDASDQEYTEYVTARLPALHRLAYALCGDADEADDLVQEAVTRLYQRWSKVSRAERIDAYVRTVVVRLFLDGKRRGWWRVRLSAVPPDPPPVSGDAGIEDRTVLRAALTRVPPRQRAVLVLRFLHDLSVDEVAHTLGCSAGTVKSQTAHGLAAMRRLLGGSTPTVSAVRERS; encoded by the coding sequence ATGCCGGACGCATCGGATCAGGAGTACACGGAGTACGTCACCGCGCGGCTGCCGGCCCTGCACCGGCTGGCGTACGCGTTGTGCGGTGATGCCGACGAAGCGGACGACCTGGTGCAGGAGGCGGTGACCCGGCTGTACCAGCGCTGGTCGAAGGTCTCCCGGGCAGAGCGGATCGACGCGTACGTCCGGACGGTGGTGGTGCGGCTGTTCCTGGACGGCAAGCGGCGTGGCTGGTGGCGGGTACGCCTCTCCGCCGTCCCGCCGGACCCGCCACCCGTCTCCGGGGACGCGGGGATCGAGGACCGGACCGTGCTGCGGGCCGCGCTGACCCGGGTGCCGCCCCGGCAGCGGGCGGTGCTAGTGCTGCGCTTCCTGCACGACCTGTCCGTGGACGAGGTGGCCCACACCCTGGGCTGCTCCGCCGGGACGGTGAAGAGCCAGACCGCGCACGGGCTGGCCGCGATGCGCCGATTGCTCGGCGGGTCGACGCCGACCGTGAGCGCAGTGAGGGAGAGGAGCTGA